One Terriglobales bacterium DNA segment encodes these proteins:
- a CDS encoding MFS transporter: MSSQSLGETVTTTSVAESARRRIARRLLPYLFFLYIIAYLDRVNLSYASLEMSGALGFTAEIIGFGAGIFFIGYFLLEIPGAILVERWSARAWIARIMISWGIVAMLTGFVHTAHQFYTIRFLLGASEAGFFPGIVVYLSHWFRYEDRAKAMAMFMAAQSISNIIGSPVSGLLLGINWLGLAGWRWLFILEGIPAVLFGIVTIFYLTDRPHQAKWLLEDEKQWISTELEQEKKAKETVRSYSVWDALRQPEVILLSLALFFMAGAVYGFNFWLPTIIKKLSGHSNLFVTTVSALPYCIGLIATLLVGWSSDRTKERRWHAALCMIIASLGLGLSVISHRTDLAVLMFCLAAVGMYGYLSAFWSLPSSFLTGTAAAASIGLINSVGNLGGFFGPYAVGYISKKTHGFTTGVLCLSASALMAGVLVLLLRRSKPEAKT, from the coding sequence ATGAGCAGCCAGAGCCTGGGTGAAACCGTAACTACAACTTCTGTTGCTGAGAGTGCGCGTCGGCGCATTGCGCGCCGGCTGCTTCCCTATCTCTTCTTCCTCTATATCATTGCTTACCTTGACCGCGTCAACCTCAGCTATGCCTCTCTGGAGATGAGTGGCGCCTTGGGTTTCACCGCTGAAATCATAGGGTTTGGCGCAGGCATCTTCTTCATAGGCTATTTCCTGCTGGAGATCCCAGGCGCCATCCTGGTAGAGCGCTGGAGCGCCCGCGCCTGGATTGCGCGCATCATGATCTCCTGGGGCATCGTTGCCATGTTGACCGGCTTCGTGCATACAGCGCATCAGTTTTACACCATACGCTTTCTCCTGGGAGCATCAGAGGCCGGGTTCTTTCCGGGGATCGTCGTCTATCTTAGCCATTGGTTTCGTTACGAAGACCGCGCCAAAGCGATGGCCATGTTCATGGCGGCGCAGTCCATCTCTAACATTATCGGCTCGCCTGTTTCCGGATTGCTGCTCGGCATCAACTGGCTGGGCCTGGCAGGCTGGCGTTGGTTGTTCATCCTGGAAGGGATACCGGCAGTCCTGTTCGGCATAGTCACTATCTTCTATCTCACGGATCGGCCCCATCAGGCGAAATGGCTGCTCGAAGACGAGAAACAATGGATTTCAACGGAGCTGGAGCAAGAGAAGAAGGCGAAAGAAACAGTACGTTCCTACAGCGTTTGGGATGCTCTGCGGCAACCGGAGGTAATCCTCCTGTCGCTGGCCTTGTTTTTTATGGCGGGTGCAGTTTATGGTTTTAACTTCTGGTTGCCGACGATCATCAAGAAGCTCTCCGGACACTCCAATCTGTTTGTAACCACGGTAAGCGCTCTTCCCTACTGCATTGGGCTCATCGCCACACTGCTGGTCGGTTGGTCATCCGACCGCACCAAGGAACGCCGCTGGCATGCTGCACTATGCATGATCATTGCTAGTCTTGGGCTGGGATTGAGCGTGATATCGCACAGGACAGATTTGGCGGTACTGATGTTTTGTCTGGCCGCGGTCGGCATGTATGGTTATCTGTCAGCATTTTGGTCGCTGCCCTCCAGCTTTCTGACGGGAACCGCGGCAGCCGCTTCCATTGGACTGATTAACTCCGTCGGCAATCTGGGCGGCTTTTTCGGTCCATACGCCGTGGGATACATAAGCAAAAAAACGCATGGTTTTACCACAGGCGTGCTTTGCCTTTCCGCGTCGGCTTTGATGGCGGGCGTGTTGGTGTTGTTGCTGCGCAGGTCGAAACCAGAAGCCAAGACTTAG
- the araD gene encoding L-arabinonate dehydratase, translating into MKFRSAAWFGPADRDGFIHRSWMKNQGLPDHLFDGRPVIGICNTWSELTPCNAHFRKVADHVKRGVYEAGGFPLEFPVMSLGETLMRPTTMLFRNLVSMDVEESIRANPLDGVVLLAGCDKTTPALLMGAASCDLPALMLSGGPMLNGKFRGRDIGSGTDVWKFSEDVRSGAMSMCEFMDAEVCMSRSAGHCMTMGTASTMACIVEALGIGLPSNAAIPAVDSRRYALAHMAGQRIVAMVHEDLKMSKILTRKAFENAIRAVGAIGGSTNGVIHLLAIAGRMGVNLSLEDWDTLGRDVPCLVNLMPSGKYLMEDFYYAGGLPAVIRELGKLIHGDALTVNGKTMGENVADAPCYNRDVIKPLDEPFKQNGGLAVVRGNLSPNGAVIKPSAATPGLMKHRGRAVVFENIDDFHARINDDSLDIDPSCVMVLKNCGPRGYPGMPETGNMPLPPKILKQGVTDMVRISDARMSGTAYGTVVLHVSPEAAAGGVLALVQNGDMIELDVAARRLHLDVPEPEIARRRAAWKPPQPLFERGYYQLYQQHVLQADRGADLDFLVGKSGAEIPKECH; encoded by the coding sequence ATGAAATTTCGCAGTGCGGCATGGTTTGGTCCAGCCGATAGAGACGGATTTATCCATCGCAGTTGGATGAAGAACCAGGGGTTGCCCGACCACCTGTTCGATGGGCGTCCGGTGATCGGCATTTGCAACACCTGGTCGGAGCTGACGCCATGCAACGCCCACTTCCGCAAGGTCGCCGACCATGTGAAACGCGGCGTCTACGAAGCCGGCGGCTTCCCGCTCGAGTTTCCCGTGATGTCGCTGGGCGAGACCCTGATGCGCCCCACCACCATGCTCTTCCGCAATCTGGTCAGCATGGATGTGGAGGAATCTATCCGCGCCAACCCCTTGGACGGAGTTGTGCTGCTCGCCGGTTGTGATAAAACCACGCCCGCGCTTCTTATGGGCGCTGCCAGTTGCGATCTGCCTGCGCTTATGCTCTCGGGCGGCCCCATGCTCAACGGCAAATTCCGCGGACGCGATATTGGCTCCGGAACTGACGTCTGGAAATTCAGCGAAGATGTCCGCTCGGGCGCGATGAGCATGTGCGAATTCATGGATGCCGAAGTCTGCATGAGCCGCTCCGCCGGACATTGCATGACCATGGGAACCGCATCCACCATGGCATGCATCGTTGAAGCACTGGGCATTGGGTTGCCTTCGAATGCAGCCATTCCCGCGGTTGATTCGCGCCGCTACGCTCTTGCCCACATGGCGGGGCAGCGCATTGTCGCCATGGTGCATGAAGACCTGAAGATGTCGAAGATTCTAACCCGCAAGGCCTTCGAAAACGCCATTCGCGCCGTGGGAGCAATTGGCGGCTCGACCAATGGGGTAATTCACCTGCTGGCCATCGCCGGACGCATGGGCGTCAACCTCTCTTTGGAAGACTGGGATACTCTGGGGCGCGATGTTCCCTGCCTGGTAAACCTCATGCCTTCGGGCAAATATCTGATGGAAGACTTTTACTATGCCGGGGGATTGCCCGCAGTCATTCGTGAGTTGGGCAAGCTTATCCATGGCGACGCCCTCACGGTGAACGGAAAAACTATGGGCGAAAACGTGGCTGATGCGCCCTGCTACAACCGTGACGTAATCAAACCTTTAGATGAACCCTTCAAGCAAAACGGCGGGCTTGCGGTTGTGCGCGGCAATCTCTCGCCGAACGGCGCAGTCATCAAACCCTCGGCCGCCACGCCCGGGCTGATGAAACATCGCGGCCGCGCCGTTGTTTTTGAAAACATAGACGACTTCCACGCTCGCATTAACGATGATTCGCTCGACATTGACCCAAGCTGCGTCATGGTGCTCAAGAATTGCGGCCCGCGAGGATATCCAGGAATGCCCGAAACGGGAAATATGCCTCTGCCTCCAAAGATATTGAAGCAAGGCGTTACCGACATGGTCCGCATCTCGGACGCCCGCATGAGTGGCACTGCTTACGGGACCGTGGTTCTGCACGTCTCGCCGGAAGCAGCCGCAGGTGGCGTGCTCGCGCTTGTCCAGAATGGCGACATGATCGAGCTTGATGTCGCTGCCCGCCGTCTTCATCTCGACGTTCCCGAACCGGAAATTGCACGCCGTCGCGCCGCCTGGAAGCCGCCGCAACCGCTCTTCGAGCGCGGATACTACCAGCTCTACCAGCAGCACGTCCTGCAAGCCGACCGCGGCGCCGACCTGGATTTCCTGGTAGGCAAAAGCGGCGCGGAGATACCGAAAGAGTGCCATTGA